A stretch of DNA from Skermanella mucosa:
TTAACGCGCTGCGCGCTCACCTCGCCGAGTTCGGCATCATCGCACCCCAGGGCGCCGGCAGGATCGCGCAGCTGACCGCCGTAGTGGCCGACCTGGAGGATACCCGGGTTCCCGCTCTGGCGCGAAGCGTTCTCCAAAGTCTTGTCGACCAGCTGCGCGACACCGAACGGCGGGTCGAGGACATCGACGCCTGGTTGGCCGAGCAGGCTCAGGCGGACAAGGTGTGTCAGCGGCTGATGACGGTTCCCGGCATTGGTCCGATCACCGCGACAGCACTGACGGCGACGGTCGGCGACGCCACGGTCTTCGAGTCAGGTCGTCACCTGGCGGCCTGGCTCGGCCTGGTGCCGCGCCAGAACTCGAGCGGCGGCAAGGAACGCCTGGGCGGCATCTCCAAGGCGGGCGACGGTTATCTGCGCCGGATGCTGGTGAATGGCGCGCGGGCGGTGATACGCTGGCATGGCACGAAGTCGCCCTGGCTTGCCGGATTGCTGAAACGGCGGCCCTTCAACGTCGCGGCGGTGGCGCTGGCCAACAAGCTGGCCCGGATTGCCTGGGCGGTGATGGCGCGCGGTGAGGATTACCGCAAGCCTGCCGTGACGGCTGAACCGGCGACGGCGTGAGGCAGCGATGAAGGCGCCATTCGCACTGGGGATCCCGACCTGCGGCAGAATAGCACCGTGCTCGCTCCGGCAAGGCCAAGCCGCCTTCGGCGGTGGCCCTGGCGGGCCAGCCTTGCCGTCCGCTGCGCGCGGCGCTCCTGATAAAGACAGGTCGGGACGGAGAGGTGGTTCCGCCGATCGAACAAAGAGGTTGGGATTAGGAGAAAGAACAGGATGAGACAGCGCCGCAGGCTCGGCAGCCGTCACGGCGCCGAGGGCGGCACATGAGGCTCTCCTTCGGTTTGCGAGGGTGACTGACGGCGTGATGACACGACAGGTCGGACCGGGATCGGCCAAACCCGCCTGCACCAATGAGCCACCGAGCTCGCTGGTTTGATTGGGCGTCGATCCGCGGATCTTCATCAGGGCCAGCAGCCTGAAAGCTGCACAACAGGCCGGATAGATGGCAGCAACCGACTCACTACGTCTGAACGCTGTAAGAAACTCTTGCAAGGCGGGGGGCCGTCCATAGATGGTGCAGGGATATCGCAGTTGCCCAGGCGGATGAGGCTGGATAGAAGGCAAGCCCCTTTCTGATCGCCCTTTCTGACCATGCCGCACAAGTACCATGCCGGCCGTCGCCACCGGGTCCCTTGAGCCCGCTACAAGGTGACGAACTGGCAGGCTTAGAAAGCTGGGCTTCGGCAACGGGGGTCGCTGTGATCTGGTTCTCCGATGAGGCGGTCGCGGCTTGGCGAGCAGCCCCTCGGATCGCGCCAGGCGGTCAGGCGCGCTACTCGGACCCGGCGATCGAGACATCGCTGATCGTGCGGGCGGTGTTCTACCAGCCGCTGCGCCAGACCGGGGGACTGGCCGGTTCGCTGCTCGGCTTATGGGGCTGGACCTGCCGGTGCCGGACCATACGACCTTGAGCCGGCGGGCCAGGACCCTGGCGGTGGCTCCCCAGGCGGTGAGCGGACCGGTGCGCCTGCTGGTCGCCAGCACCGGGTTGAAGCTCAGCAGGCCGGGCGAGTGGCTGGTCGAGAAGCATGGAACCCAGCGCCGTCGCGCCTGGAGGAAGCTGCATCTTGCTGTGGATGCGAAAACCGGCACGATCGTCGCCTAGAGCCTGACCGGCAAGGAGGTCGACGATGCCGCCCAACTCGGCCCCAACTCGGCCCCCTGCTCGACCAGATCGACGAGCCGCTCGCCGCCGTCGTTGCGGATGGCGCCTACGACCAGGACAATGTCTACGCCACCCTCGCCGGGCACTCCGCGGAAGCCGCGGTTGTCGTGCCGCCACGCTCGACGGCCGTGCTCAGCCCATCGGTCGAACCCGATCCAACCTGGCGCGATCGCCATATCCAGGTCATTGCCGAGCAGGGCCGGATGGGCTGGCAAAAAACCTCGAGCTACGATGCGAGGGCCGGGGTGGAGGGGGCGATCAGCCGATACAAGCGGATCATCGGCGACACCTTGCGCTCGCACACCCGGCCGGCCCAGGAGGTCGAAACCCGGATCGCCGTTACCGTCCTCAGCCGACTGCTCGACCTCGGATGCCCGGACTCCGTTCCCGCCGCTTGAAGATCAACGAACCAGGGTAGAAATCCGTGCCCTTCGGCCTCCGTGCACCACTGCGGCATCTCATCGACTCCTCTGGATTCAGCGCCCCGGGCGCAGGACAATACGGTCGCGGGCGCCCTTGAGCACCTGGGCGTAGGCCTCGGCGGCATCGGCAAAGGTGAAGACGGATCCGGCGTGGACCGGAAAGGGGCGTAGCGCGCCGCTTTCGAAACCGGGCTTCAGCACGTCGAGGATCTCGGCACCGTCCCCGCTGTCGAGGGCCAGGGTATCGACGCCGATGTACTTGTGCTGGGCGCGGTAGAAATCGAAGATGTTGAAGCTGACATCCTTGTCGATTGTCGAAATAAAGATCTGGCGGCCCTTCTTGGCCATGGCCCGGTTGGCCTGGGCGAAATAGGGGCTGCCCACCGTGTTGTAGACGATGTCGGCACCGTGTCCGCCGGTCTGCTCACGCACATACTCCGCAATGTCCTGGGTGCTGGCGTCGATCATGTCGACCGGGCCGCTGGCGTGGCCGATGTAATCCTCGCGGGTCCTTTCCACGCCGAAAACGCGCGCACCCTGCATGGTCGCGATCTGGATGGTGGCTTGGCCGACCTTGCCGTTGGCCCCCAACACCAGGACGATGTCGCCCTTCTTCACGCCGCCGGACTCACGCAGGCCCTCGAAGGCGGTGATGAAGGGGACGCCGATGGCGCCGGCCTCCAGCAGGGAGACGGTGGAAGGCTTCTCCCGCACATGGGCGGCATCGACCAGCAAGTATTCGGCATGGGTGCCGTCGCGCCGGATGCCCAGTTCGCCGCCGCTGCCCCAGACCTCCTTGCCGATCAGGTGGGCCGGACCCTTGTGGACGATGCCGGCATAATCGCGGCCGGGCGTGCGCGGCCACACGGCATGGGGCATGAAGCCCAGCACGGCCTTGACGTCGCTGGGGTTGACGCCGGCGCTGCGGATTTCAATCAGGCACTGGCCGGCGGCCGGGTCGGCCAGCGTTGCGGATTCGAGGCCCAGATTCAGGTTGTCGATGTCGCGGGCCTTTTCGTAGACGCGGATGGCAGTCATGGTGGTTTCCTCTCTAAGGCGAAGCAGTGGGGTTAGGCGGCGGCCGGATCGGCCAGCGGCGGGGCGGCATCGGCCGGCAGGCCGAGCAGGGCTCGGGCCTGGGCCGGGGAGGCGATCTTTCCGCCCAGCGTTTCGACGATGCGGGCGGCCTTTTCGACCAAGGCGGCGTTGCTGGGAGCCAGAACGCCTTTCTCGATGTAGATGTTGTCCTCCAGGCCGACACGGACGTGCCCGCCCAGCAGGTAGGACTGGGCCACGGCCGGGAACTCCATGCGTCCGGTCGCGAAGCCGGTCCACAGCGACCCGGCCGGCAGCCGGTCGCGGGCGAACATCATGGTCTCCGGATCGGCCGGGAAACCGTACTTGATGCCGAGCACGATGGAGTACAGGCCCGGCCCTTCCAGCACGCCGGTGCGGATCAGGTCGTGGGCGAGCTGGATGTCGCCGCTGTCGAATACCTCCAGCTCGGGCTTCACGCCGGCGGCGCGGATCAGGCCGGCCATCCTGGTCACATTTTTGGGCGTGTTGATCACCACGTCGCCGCCGGAATTCATGGTGTTGAGATCCAGCGTGCAGATCTCCGGGCGCAGGGCCGCCACGTGGGCGACGCGGCGTTCCGGCGTGGTCAGGGTGGTGCCGGGGGCGGCCACGGCGGGGTTGTCGTCGCTGGGGATGTAGCGGCCGCCCAGGCCGGTGGTGAGGTTGAGGATGAGGGCGGGGTTCCGCTCGCGGATGCGCTCGACCACCTCGCGGTAAAGCTCCAGGTCCATGGACGGCTTGCCGGTTTCCGGGTCGCGCACATGGATGTGGGCGATGGCCGCACCGGCCGACGCCGCTTCCAGCGAGGCCTCGGATATTTCCTTGGGCGTGATCGGCAGACCCGGATGCTGGGCGCGGGTCGTGATGTTGCCGGTCACGGCACAGGTGATGATGGCGTGCTCCTGCATGTCGGGGGTTCCTGTCAGAGGTGTCGGCCGCCGTCGACGACGATCACCGAGCCGGTGGTGAAGCGGAGGTGGGTTGCCGCGGCCAGCACGGCCGATGCCACGTCGTCCGGCGCGGTCAGGCGCTTCAGCGGCGTCGCCCTGGCCTGCCGCTCCGACCAGTCGCGGTCGCGGCCGGGCACGAAGTCGGTGTCGACCACGCCGGGCGAGACCGAGACGACGCGCACCTCGGGCGCCAGTGCCCGGCCGAGCGAGACCGACATGATGTCCAGGCCGGCCTTGGCGGCGCAGTAGGCGACGTTGCTGCCGATGCCGGTGGTGGCGGCGATGGACGAGATGTTCACGACCAAGCCGTCACCCGACTCCGTCAGCAGGGGGGCGAAGGCACGGATGGCGGCGAAGGGGCCGCGCCAGTTGGCGGCGAAGACGCGGTCGATCAGGGCATCGTCCAGGGCCTCCAGGTCGGCGTGCGGTACGGCCCGGGTCAGGCCCGCCGTGTTGACCAGGATGTCGACGCGGCCGAAGGTTTCGTGCACCGCCGCGGCAAGACGGTTCAGGGAAGCGCTGTCCTCCACGTCGGCCTGGAACGCCCGGTGCCCGCGGCCGGGCAGGTCGGCGATCAGCGCGTCGGCCTTGGCGGCGTTGCTGTGGTATGTGGCCACCACGTGGGCACCCGCCTCGGCGAACCGGCGGCTGGTCGCGGTGCCGATGCCGCCCGAGGCGCCGATCACCACGGCGGCTTTGCCCGCGAGCGGGGAGCTGTTGATAAAGGTCATGATGGCGGCCTCAATTCATGGGATTGGCGGGATCGGGAAGGTCGGCACGCCCTTGCGCAGGACGAAGTCGTAGTCGAGCGTGTAGTAGGGCGCCTCGACACCCTCAGGCACGAAGCCGTCGATCCGGTCGTGACGGCGATAGGTGCCGACCAGCGGCGCCGTCACGCCGAACACGACGTCGGATTGCAGCACATCCGAATCATCGGCGAAAACCTGGGTGATCAGGGTTTCGTGCCCCTCCGCCGAAACCACGAAATGCATGTGCGCCGGGCGGTAGGGGTGACGCTGCTGGGCGACGAGCAGCTCGCCGATTGGCC
This window harbors:
- a CDS encoding IS110 family RNA-guided transposase, whose protein sequence is MSTAFIGLDLAKSVFQVHGVDAQGKVVVTKRLRRDAVLAFFANLPVCVVGMEACAGSHFWARELARLGHTVRLMAPQYVKPYVKRQKNDRADAEAICEAVQRPSMRFVAVKSEEQQSTLAIHRVRETLVAQKTQLINALRAHLAEFGIIAPQGAGRIAQLTAVVADLEDTRVPALARSVLQSLVDQLRDTERRVEDIDAWLAEQAQADKVCQRLMTVPGIGPITATALTATVGDATVFESGRHLAAWLGLVPRQNSSGGKERLGGISKAGDGYLRRMLVNGARAVIRWHGTKSPWLAGLLKRRPFNVAAVALANKLARIAWAVMARGEDYRKPAVTAEPATA
- a CDS encoding quinone oxidoreductase family protein, translating into MTAIRVYEKARDIDNLNLGLESATLADPAAGQCLIEIRSAGVNPSDVKAVLGFMPHAVWPRTPGRDYAGIVHKGPAHLIGKEVWGSGGELGIRRDGTHAEYLLVDAAHVREKPSTVSLLEAGAIGVPFITAFEGLRESGGVKKGDIVLVLGANGKVGQATIQIATMQGARVFGVERTREDYIGHASGPVDMIDASTQDIAEYVREQTGGHGADIVYNTVGSPYFAQANRAMAKKGRQIFISTIDKDVSFNIFDFYRAQHKYIGVDTLALDSGDGAEILDVLKPGFESGALRPFPVHAGSVFTFADAAEAYAQVLKGARDRIVLRPGR
- a CDS encoding BKACE family enzyme — protein: MQEHAIITCAVTGNITTRAQHPGLPITPKEISEASLEAASAGAAIAHIHVRDPETGKPSMDLELYREVVERIRERNPALILNLTTGLGGRYIPSDDNPAVAAPGTTLTTPERRVAHVAALRPEICTLDLNTMNSGGDVVINTPKNVTRMAGLIRAAGVKPELEVFDSGDIQLAHDLIRTGVLEGPGLYSIVLGIKYGFPADPETMMFARDRLPAGSLWTGFATGRMEFPAVAQSYLLGGHVRVGLEDNIYIEKGVLAPSNAALVEKAARIVETLGGKIASPAQARALLGLPADAAPPLADPAAA
- a CDS encoding SDR family NAD(P)-dependent oxidoreductase, producing MTFINSSPLAGKAAVVIGASGGIGTATSRRFAEAGAHVVATYHSNAAKADALIADLPGRGHRAFQADVEDSASLNRLAAAVHETFGRVDILVNTAGLTRAVPHADLEALDDALIDRVFAANWRGPFAAIRAFAPLLTESGDGLVVNISSIAATTGIGSNVAYCAAKAGLDIMSVSLGRALAPEVRVVSVSPGVVDTDFVPGRDRDWSERQARATPLKRLTAPDDVASAVLAAATHLRFTTGSVIVVDGGRHL